In Sphingobacterium sp. SRCM116780, the genomic stretch CTTATTGAATATTGTCAATGATATTTTAGATTTATCCAAATTTGATTCAGGGATGATGAAATTGGAATTCGAACCCACTTCGGTACATGATATCACTGACGATCTCAAAAATTTATTTGTGGATAAAGCTATTCATAAAGGACTTCAGTTCTATATTAATATTGATGAAAAAATTGACAGTTTTTTCTTAACAGACCCTTTCCGTTTAAAGCAGATTCTAACTAACTTTATTTCAAACAGTTTCAAATTCACATCCAAGGGTCATATCGAATTAAATATAAATCTTATTGATTCCAATGATCATCAATTATGTTTACAGTTTCAAGTAAAAGATACTGGTATTGGAATTCCTCACCAATCGTTAGAAAAAATATTTTTTGCATTTGAGCAGGGGGAAGATGGAATTACAAAAAAATTTGGAGGAACTGGCTTAGGTTTAGCTATTGTAAAAAGACTTTCGACTTTGCTTGAAGGAAAAGTAACAGCATCTAGTTCTTATGGCGAAGGCAGTGAGTTTACTTTCGAATGTTGGTTTGATCGTGTGAGTACAGTCGTTAAGGCCAAACCAGAAAAGATATTATATTCAGAATTAAGCCGATTTAATAACTTAAAAATTCTAGTAGCAGAAGATAACGAGTTAAATAGTTTTATGTTAGCGAGTATTCTAAAAACATGGAACTGTGAAGTGGATACTGCTATAAATGGACAAATAGCATTAGAAAAAGTTGAAAACAATGACTATAGTATTGTTTTTATGGATTCACATATGCCTGTTATGAGTGGATTTGATACGATACGAAATATACGAAACAATCCAAATCCGACAATTTCAAATATGCTGATTATATCGATTTCTGCATCCGTTTTGGAGGCTGAACAACAAGAAGCATTTGATGCTGGAGCTAATGAAGTGATTGGAAAACCATTCGATCCTATACAACTACATGCAGTAATAGAAAAATTATTGCTCAAAAAAAACAATTAAAAGCAATATTTTATTTAATTTTAATAAAAAAACGTACTAACAGAATGAAAAAATTATTTGTTTTACCAGTTATTGCATTAGCAATATCTTTCGCTTCTTGCGGAGGCAATACTACAAAAAATGAAGGCGGTTCAACAACTGAACAAACAACTCCAGAGGCTCCTTCGGAAACAGTACCTGGCATTGAAAATGTTGAAGTTTCTAATACAGTAGCTTTGGAAGCTAGTGACGCTATGAAATTTGATAAAAATTTATTCCGTGTTAAAGCTGGACAAGCAGTAGAATTGACATTAAAAAATGCAGGCTCCATGCCAAAAGAATCTATGGGTCATAACGTTGTTGTCCTAAAACCAGGAACTGATTTAGCTACTTTTGGTGGAGAAGCAGCTGGTGCAAAAGCGGATGACTATGTACCTAAATCTGCTCTATCATCTGTTGTGGCGCACACTAAATTATTAGGTCCAGGAGAAACTGATAAAATTACATTTACTTTAGAAAAAGGAACTTACGATTTCATTTGTAGCTTCCCAGGACATTACGGTGTGATGCAAGGAAAAATTGTTGCAGAATAAACTGACAAAACATTTCAAAAAAAGACATTCTTTTGCGGAATGTCTTTTTTTTTTGAATGTTTATTTTTTATCTGAGAGTCCGTTTTCTTTTTTAAAATTTAAGGTTTATTATCCCTTTTTGGTAATAAGGTTTCATTTTAAATTAGAAATATATCAATTTCAAAATTATACATGATTTTAACAAAAATAGATTTACTATAATGTTAATTATCACTAAATTTGCTAAAATTTATAAAACTTAATCGATGCAATACGACGTAATAGTAATTGGAAGTGGACCAGGCGGATATGTAGCAGCAATCCGTTGTGCACAATTAGGATTAAAAACTGCTGTAATTGAGAAATATAGTACTTTTGGAGGAACCTGTTTAAATGTAGGCTGTATCCCTTCAAAAGCTTTATTAGATTCATCAGAGCATTATCACAATGCTGCACACTCTTTCGAAGCTCATGGTATCAATTTAAGTAATTTAAAAGTTGACATGAAAAAAATGATTGCTCGTAAAGACGATGTAATCAATCAAAATACTGCTGGTATTACTTTTTTATTTAAGAAGAACAAAATTGATAGTTTTCAAGGTATTGGATCATTTGTAGATAAAAATACAATTAAAATCACAAAAGAAGATGGTTCTTCAGAGCAGATTACAGGTAAAAATGTAATTATTGCCACAGGTTCAAAACCTACCTATTTACCTTTCTTACCAGTCGATAAAAAAAGAATTATTACTTCTACAGAAGCCTTAAACTTAACAGAAGTACCTAAACATCTCATTGTAATCGGTGGAGGTGTTATTGGTCTTGAATTGGGTTCTGTATACGCTCGTTTAGGTGCTAAAGTTTCTGTTGTAGAATTTGCAAAGTCAATTATTGGCACGATGGACGGTGGTTTAGGGAAAGAGTTACAACGCGTTTTGAAAAAATCAGTTGGAATGGAATTCTATACTGGGCATAAAGTAACTGGAGCAACGACTAAAGGAAAAACAGTTACTGTAACTGCTGAAAATCCGAAAGGAGAAATCATTTCTTTAGAAGGTGATTATTGTATTGTTGCCGTTGGCCGTACAGCATATACTGAAAATCTAGGTTTAGAAAATATCGGTATCACGGTGGAAGAAAGAGGTAAAAAAATAACAGTAAATGATCATTTGGAAACTATTGTACCCGGAGTTTATGCTATTGGAGATGTTGTCAAAGGTGCAATGCTTGCCCATAAAGCAGAAGACGAAGGTACTTATGTTGCGGAAAGTATTGTAGGTCAAAAACCTCATATTGATTACAACTTAATCCCTGGTGTTGTTTATACTTGGCCAGAAGTTGCCTCTGTTGGTAAAACAGAAGAACAATTGAAAGAAGCTGGTGTAAAATATAAAACAGGTTCATTCTCGTTTAAGGCATCAGGTCGTGCGAAAGCATCTATGGATACAGACGGTTTTGTAAAAATATTGGCTGACTCTGAAACAGATGAGGTTATTGGGGTACACATGATCGGCCCAAGAGCCGCAGACATGATCGCTGAAGCTGTAGTAGCGATGGAATATCGCGCTTCTGCAGAAGACATTGGCCGTATTTGTCATGCTCATCCAACATATACTGAAGCAATAAAAGAAGCTGCATTGGCTGCAACTGCAAATAGAGCCATTCACGCTTAAAAAATAAAAAGGGGAAAATTAAAATTTTCCCCTTTTCTTTTCAACAAATTTTTTAGCCTAAAAAAGACATGAATTTCTATACTAGAAAATGGGTAAAACCAGAAGATTTAAATCCCAATGGTTCATTATTTGGAGGTACACTTCTGAGATGGATCGATGAGGAAGCAGTCATATATGCTATTGTTCAACTTGGCAATCCACATGTTGTAACAAAATATATCTCCGAAATTAATTTTGTTAGTTCTGCTCAACAAGGCGATATTATAGAATTAGGTATAGAAGCTATTAACTTTGGGACAACTTCTATTACCATGCGTTGTGAAGTGCGTAACAAAATCACACGAAAAACCATCCTTTCTATTGATAAACTTGTCTTTGTAAATCTCAATCAAGAAGGAATGCCAACAGCACATGGTCGTACAGAAATTACTTACGCCTATGTAGGAATTGATAAAATAAAAAAAGACGATGTGTAAATCGTCTTTTTTATTTTAGTCATTTATTTCTTTTGGCCATTAATAATCTTCTT encodes the following:
- a CDS encoding response regulator encodes the protein MKKINLLIVDDKIENIISLTALLTDIENINIISSEDPNEALRICYKQNIDIALVDVQMPEINGFEFVSLIKHNPKTSHIIAIMVTAISKEEKYLIKGLNSGAVDYLYKPLSPEITIAKVQSFIQQVQTQNEIKEKNIALEKSKIELIRAKEEAELARKSKETFLANMSHEIRTPINGVMGIAQMLKNSSLSPEQQDWVNKLNSASLSLLNIVNDILDLSKFDSGMMKLEFEPTSVHDITDDLKNLFVDKAIHKGLQFYINIDEKIDSFFLTDPFRLKQILTNFISNSFKFTSKGHIELNINLIDSNDHQLCLQFQVKDTGIGIPHQSLEKIFFAFEQGEDGITKKFGGTGLGLAIVKRLSTLLEGKVTASSSYGEGSEFTFECWFDRVSTVVKAKPEKILYSELSRFNNLKILVAEDNELNSFMLASILKTWNCEVDTAINGQIALEKVENNDYSIVFMDSHMPVMSGFDTIRNIRNNPNPTISNMLIISISASVLEAEQQEAFDAGANEVIGKPFDPIQLHAVIEKLLLKKNN
- a CDS encoding plastocyanin/azurin family copper-binding protein; translation: MKKLFVLPVIALAISFASCGGNTTKNEGGSTTEQTTPEAPSETVPGIENVEVSNTVALEASDAMKFDKNLFRVKAGQAVELTLKNAGSMPKESMGHNVVVLKPGTDLATFGGEAAGAKADDYVPKSALSSVVAHTKLLGPGETDKITFTLEKGTYDFICSFPGHYGVMQGKIVAE
- the lpdA gene encoding dihydrolipoyl dehydrogenase, with product MQYDVIVIGSGPGGYVAAIRCAQLGLKTAVIEKYSTFGGTCLNVGCIPSKALLDSSEHYHNAAHSFEAHGINLSNLKVDMKKMIARKDDVINQNTAGITFLFKKNKIDSFQGIGSFVDKNTIKITKEDGSSEQITGKNVIIATGSKPTYLPFLPVDKKRIITSTEALNLTEVPKHLIVIGGGVIGLELGSVYARLGAKVSVVEFAKSIIGTMDGGLGKELQRVLKKSVGMEFYTGHKVTGATTKGKTVTVTAENPKGEIISLEGDYCIVAVGRTAYTENLGLENIGITVEERGKKITVNDHLETIVPGVYAIGDVVKGAMLAHKAEDEGTYVAESIVGQKPHIDYNLIPGVVYTWPEVASVGKTEEQLKEAGVKYKTGSFSFKASGRAKASMDTDGFVKILADSETDEVIGVHMIGPRAADMIAEAVVAMEYRASAEDIGRICHAHPTYTEAIKEAALAATANRAIHA
- a CDS encoding acyl-CoA thioesterase; translated protein: MNFYTRKWVKPEDLNPNGSLFGGTLLRWIDEEAVIYAIVQLGNPHVVTKYISEINFVSSAQQGDIIELGIEAINFGTTSITMRCEVRNKITRKTILSIDKLVFVNLNQEGMPTAHGRTEITYAYVGIDKIKKDDV